A part of Papaver somniferum cultivar HN1 unplaced genomic scaffold, ASM357369v1 unplaced-scaffold_118, whole genome shotgun sequence genomic DNA contains:
- the LOC113330728 gene encoding uncharacterized protein LOC113330728 isoform X1 has translation MVFAASYCFKEKKPCIGWWVEKYFKDCLCNLSDEISFTCGIVSLVCWGVAEIPQIITNFTNKSGHGVSLAFLLTWVAGDIFNLVGCLLEPATLPTQYYTALLYTISTIVLVLQIVYYDYVLRWWKQKKNVNTIEETLRVEDDDDKEDYSKPLNPKPSSMDPRIAIPRGSPIASSRRHYTSARSLASSNTPPFGSYLRIARSGPSAIEVDIHKTSNNNGSSSEEDDDNVFPPPQKTSLSQPRRIPIPRSVGYRAAFVATSASLPFGSKAIMDKYLALSGRRLLSEHGSANNEVLGLTLGWMMAAIYMGGRIPQICLNIKRGSVEGMNPLMFIFALIANATYVGSILVRSTAWSDIKPNMPWLLDAIVCVALDLFIILQYIFYGVLQKRKMADGEGGYGDYVEAEKAIITNQ, from the exons atggtgtttGCTGCTAGTTACTGTTTTAAAGAGAAGAAACCATGTATTGGGTGGTGGGTTGAGAAATATTTCAAGGATTGTCTTTGCAATTTGAGTGATGAGATATCATTTACTTGTGGTATTGTTAGTCTAGTCTGTTGGGGAGTTGCTGAAATCCCTCAAATCATCACCAACTTTACAAATAAATCTGGCCATGGTGTCTCTCTTGCATTTCTTCTTACTTGGGTTGCTGG GGACATTTTTAACTTAGTCGGTTGTCTTCTTGAACCAGCTAct CTGCCAACGCAATATTACACAGCTCTG CTCTATACAATCAGTACAATAGTATTGGTATTGCAAATTGTTTACTATGACTATGTCCTTCGATGGTGGAAACAGAAAAAAAATGTGAATACTATTGAAGAAACTCTGAGA GTTGAGGACGATGATGATAAAGAAGACTATTCAAAACCTCTTAATCCTAAGCCATCATCAATGGATCCAAGGATAGCCATACCAAGGGGTTCACCCATAGCATCATCTCGGAGGCATTACAC GTCAGCGAGATCGTTGGCAAGTAGTAATACACCACCATTCGGATCTTATCTACGTATAGCAAGAAGTGGTCCTTCTGCCATTGAGGTCGATATCCACAAAACAAGTAATAATAATGGTTCATCCTCAGAGGAAGATGATGACAACGTTTTTCCACCTCCCCAAAAGACATCTCTTAGCCAACCCAGGAGAATTCCAATTCCTCGCTCT GTTGGTTATAGAGCAGCATTTGTCGCCACATCTGCTAGTTTACCCTTTGGAAGTAAGGCTATAATGGACAAGTATCTTGCATTGTCAGGAAGAAGATTACTGAGT GAGCATGGATCGGCAAACAACGAAGTACTAGGACTAACCTTAGGATGGATGATGGCAGCTATATACATGGGCGGTCGAATCCCTCAAATATGTTTGAAT ATAAAGAGAGGGAGTGTAGAg GGAATGAATCCTCTTATGTTCATCTTTGCACTCATTGCCAACGCCACTTACGTCGGAAg CATTCTGGTGAGAAGCACAGCATGGTCAGACATAAAGCCAAACATGCCTTGGCTGTTGGATGCAATTGTCTGTGTTGCACTAGATTTATTT ATCATTTTGCAGTACATCTTTTATGGAGTACTTCAAAAGAGGAAAATGGCTGACGGAGAAGGAGGTTACGGTGACTATGTCGAAGCTGAGAAAGCAATAATTACAAACCAGTAA
- the LOC113330728 gene encoding uncharacterized protein LOC113330728 isoform X2: protein MVFAASYCFKEKKPCIGWWVEKYFKDCLCNLSDEISFTCGIVSLVCWGVAEIPQIITNFTNKSGHGVSLAFLLTWVAGDIFNLVGCLLEPATLPTQYYTALLYTISTIVLVLQIVYYDYVLRWWKQKKNVNTIEETLRVEDDDDKEDYSKPLNPKPSSMDPRIAIPRGSPIASSRRHYTSARSLASSNTPPFGSYLRIARSGPSAIEVDIHKTSNNNGSSSEEDDDNVFPPPQKTSLSQPRRIPIPRSVGYRAAFVATSASLPFGSKAIMDKYLALSGRRLLSDNEVLGLTLGWMMAAIYMGGRIPQICLNIKRGSVEGMNPLMFIFALIANATYVGSILVRSTAWSDIKPNMPWLLDAIVCVALDLFIILQYIFYGVLQKRKMADGEGGYGDYVEAEKAIITNQ from the exons atggtgtttGCTGCTAGTTACTGTTTTAAAGAGAAGAAACCATGTATTGGGTGGTGGGTTGAGAAATATTTCAAGGATTGTCTTTGCAATTTGAGTGATGAGATATCATTTACTTGTGGTATTGTTAGTCTAGTCTGTTGGGGAGTTGCTGAAATCCCTCAAATCATCACCAACTTTACAAATAAATCTGGCCATGGTGTCTCTCTTGCATTTCTTCTTACTTGGGTTGCTGG GGACATTTTTAACTTAGTCGGTTGTCTTCTTGAACCAGCTAct CTGCCAACGCAATATTACACAGCTCTG CTCTATACAATCAGTACAATAGTATTGGTATTGCAAATTGTTTACTATGACTATGTCCTTCGATGGTGGAAACAGAAAAAAAATGTGAATACTATTGAAGAAACTCTGAGA GTTGAGGACGATGATGATAAAGAAGACTATTCAAAACCTCTTAATCCTAAGCCATCATCAATGGATCCAAGGATAGCCATACCAAGGGGTTCACCCATAGCATCATCTCGGAGGCATTACAC GTCAGCGAGATCGTTGGCAAGTAGTAATACACCACCATTCGGATCTTATCTACGTATAGCAAGAAGTGGTCCTTCTGCCATTGAGGTCGATATCCACAAAACAAGTAATAATAATGGTTCATCCTCAGAGGAAGATGATGACAACGTTTTTCCACCTCCCCAAAAGACATCTCTTAGCCAACCCAGGAGAATTCCAATTCCTCGCTCT GTTGGTTATAGAGCAGCATTTGTCGCCACATCTGCTAGTTTACCCTTTGGAAGTAAGGCTATAATGGACAAGTATCTTGCATTGTCAGGAAGAAGATTACTGAGTG ACAACGAAGTACTAGGACTAACCTTAGGATGGATGATGGCAGCTATATACATGGGCGGTCGAATCCCTCAAATATGTTTGAAT ATAAAGAGAGGGAGTGTAGAg GGAATGAATCCTCTTATGTTCATCTTTGCACTCATTGCCAACGCCACTTACGTCGGAAg CATTCTGGTGAGAAGCACAGCATGGTCAGACATAAAGCCAAACATGCCTTGGCTGTTGGATGCAATTGTCTGTGTTGCACTAGATTTATTT ATCATTTTGCAGTACATCTTTTATGGAGTACTTCAAAAGAGGAAAATGGCTGACGGAGAAGGAGGTTACGGTGACTATGTCGAAGCTGAGAAAGCAATAATTACAAACCAGTAA
- the LOC113330727 gene encoding protein DETOXIFICATION 33-like gives MAKDGMFNLIERKNLLVDKSWNESKKMWHIAGPAILAGVCQFSIGLVTVAFVGHLGDTELAAVSVVQNVIEGFVFGFMLGMGSALETLCGQAVGAGQFNMLGVYLQRSCIITAVTALILVPFYVFASPILKSLHQGKEISELSGKFARWVIPQLFAYAINFPIQKFLQSQGKVWVMTIISMIVLAFHALMNWVVVVKLGYGLLGAAVVGDISWWLLILAQIIYVVSGYFPDAWTGFSSLAFKNLYGFVKLSLASAVMLCLEMWYFTAIIILVGCLKNPEIAVDAMSICMNLELWAVMVALGFNAAVSVRVSNELGAGNPKAAKFSVGVAVCTAALFGIVFMIAVLATKDNFPKLFTTEPIVVHKTSKLGYFLAATILASSVQPVLHGVAVGAGWQSMVAFINVVCYYVFGLPIGAILGYKFNLRVQGIWTGMIVGCLLQTAVLFVVMIKANWQKEALQAEERIRTWGGNAESLTELITIRQ, from the exons ATGGCAAAAGATGggatgtttaatttgattgagagaAAAAACTTATTAGTTGATAAAAGTTGGAATGAATCAAAAAAGATGTGGCATATAGCAGGACCTGCAATCCTTGCAGGAGTTTGTCAATTCTCAATAGGGCTTGTTACTGTTGCTTTTGTTGGTCACTTGGGTGATACTGAACTTGCTGCTGTCTCTGTTGTTCAGAATGTCATTGAAGGttttgtttttggattcatg CTAGGGATGGGAAGTGCCTTGGAGACGCTTTGTGGTCAAGCAGTTGGTGCAGGTCAATTTAACATGCTTGGAGTATATCTGCAAAGATCGTGTATAATTACTGCTGTGACGGCATTGATTCTTGTACCATTTTATGTCTTTGCTTCTCCAATACTAAAGTCCCTTCATCAGGGCAAAGAGATCTCTGAACTTTCAGGGAAATTTGCAAGATGGGTGATCCCTCAGTTATTTGCATACGCCATCAATTTTCCAATTCAGAAGTTTCTGCAGTCCCAAGGCAAGGTTTGGGTGATGACCATAATATCTATGATTGTCTTAgcctttcatgctttgatgaatTGGGTAGTGGTTGTGAAGCTTGGTTATGGCTTGCTGGGGGCTGCAGTAGTAGGAGACATTTCATGGTGGCTTCTTATCTTGGCCCAGATAATCTATGTAGTTTCTGGATACTTCCCAGATGCATGGACAGGTTTTTCCTCGCTAGCATTCAAAAATTTGTATGGGTTTGTCAAACTTTCACTCGCCTCAGCCGTAATGTTGTG CTTAGAAATGTGGTATTTCACAGCAATCATTATTCTTGTGGGATGTTTAAAAAATCCAGAGATAGCTGTAGATGCTATGTCAATCTG TATGAACTTGGAATTATGGGCAGTGATGGTAGCTTTAGGTTTCAACGCAGCTGTCAG TGTTCGTGTTTCGAATGAACTTGGAGCAGGAAATCCTAAAGCGGCAAAATTTTCAGTAGGGGTAGCTGTTTGCACAGCAGCTCTTTTTGGGATTGTTTTCATGATTGCTGTTCTTGCCACAAAAGATAACTTCCCTAAATTGTTTACGACAGAACCCATAGTTGTGCACAAGACATCTAAGCTTGGGTATTTTCTTGCGGCTACTATTCTTGCCAGCAGCGTCCAACCTGTTCTTCATg GGGTAGCAGTAGGTGCAGGGTGGCAATCCATGGTTGCCTTCATAAACGTAGTATGTTATTACGTGTTTGGGTTGCCTATTGGAGCAATACTTGGTTACAAATTCAATCTCAGAGTTCAA GGTATCTGGACGGGAATGATAGTTGGATGTTTGCTTCAAACTGCTGTTTTGTTTGTTGTTATGATCAAAGCAAACTGGCAAAAAGAG GCGTTACAAGCTGAAGAACGAATACGAACATGGGGAGGCAATGCTGAGTCTCTGACAGAATTGATTACAATTCGGCAATGA